Below is a genomic region from Burkholderiales bacterium.
ATGCCCGCGTGTCGTCCGCGCTGAAGGTGTTCGTCGCGGCGGAGGCGAAGCGCGACCGCGCGAGCGCGTACTGGGGCACGCCGCTGGTGTCGGCCGCGTTCTCGGGCGGCAACGCGAAAGGCGGCATCATTGCCGGCAACACCCCCGCGCTCGGCGATGTGGCGATCGACAATCGAACGCTCAAGACCAATTACAACGTGAAAGACAACGTCAACGAGGCCGAAGAGTACTGGCTGCGCGGCGGTGTGGACTGGGCCGTCGCGCGCGGCGTGACGTTCCGCAACCAGGTCTATTACTACGCCGCCAAGCGCGAGTGGAAGAACGCCGAGGTCTACGCGTTCGCGGGCGGCGCCATCAACCGTGACCGCTTCTACATCGCACACGATCAGAGCCTCGCGGGCAACAACGCGCACCTCACGTGGGACGCGAACGTGGCGGGCTTCGAGAACCGCCTGGTCGTCGCGCTCGAAGTGAGCACGCTGGATTTCAAGCGGCCGGGCGCGGGTGCGCCGTTCGGCGGCGACACCGTGACGGTGGTCGATCCGAATCGCGGCTTCTACGGCCCGCTCGCGCTGCAGCGCCAGACCGCGCGCATCGACACCGCCGCCGCGGTCTTCGAGGACCGGCTGAAGCTCACCAGGACGCTCGCGCTGGTGGGCGGCGTGCGCCACGAGCACATCAACCTCGACCGCGGCTCGACCGATCCGACCGGCGCCGATCGTGCGGGCTTCCCGTTCTCGAAGAAGTGGCATCCGACGACCGGCCGCATCGGCTTCACGTGGGAGACCGTGCCGGGGCTCATCTTCTACGGCCAGTACGCGACCGGCGCGGACGTGGCGGCGAACAATCTCTTCCTGCTCGGAGCGACGCAGCCGCTCGACCTCACGCGCTCGCGCACCTACGAAGCGGGCGTGCGTCATCTCTTCTGGGACCGCCGCGCCGAATGGACGCTCGCGTACTTCGACATCGAGCGCCGCAACGTCTTTGCGGCGCAGGGCGGGCAGTCGCTCAACATCGCGGGCAGGCAGGTGTCGAACGGCGTCGAGGCGGCCGTCGGCGTGCGCCCGACGAACGCGTGGAACCTGTGGGCGAATTACGCCTACACCGACGCGCGCTATGAGGATTACGTCTTCACCGGCGGCACGTTCTCGGGCAACACACCGCCCAACGTGCCGCGCGTCGTCGCCAACGCCGGCGCGTCGTATCGCTTCGCGACCACCACGCCGCTCGAAGTCGGTGCGTCGGTGCGCTACGTCGGCGACCGCTACAACAGCGACGCGAACAACGTGAAGCTGCTCGCGTACACCGTCGCCGACGCCTACGCGGCGGTCGACTTGAGGAAGACGCGGCTCGCGTTTCGCGTGCGCAACCTCACCAACGAGCACTACGCGGCGTGGGGCGATCCGTTCTATCCCGACCAGATCCTCCTCGGCGCGCGCCGCAGCT
It encodes:
- a CDS encoding TonB-dependent receptor gives rise to the protein MTTVGAPLHAAQVTLPEVVVRDAPVTPLNTHAPVDSATRLGLPVREIPATVDVVDEDTMRRRGYRTVTEAIQGAVGVTAGDFPAEPAAFSLRGFSSSQINTLYNGIRIGPQNMTSRVMDSANLERVEVLRGPASLMSGEGAAGGAVNFVTRTPHTGAVENELFVSYGSFNTWRSSFGSGGSTARPGLDYRFDLSRSSGDGFVHDTHSENYHLSGQLDARVSSALKVFVAAEAKRDRASAYWGTPLVSAAFSGGNAKGGIIAGNTPALGDVAIDNRTLKTNYNVKDNVNEAEEYWLRGGVDWAVARGVTFRNQVYYYAAKREWKNAEVYAFAGGAINRDRFYIAHDQSLAGNNAHLTWDANVAGFENRLVVALEVSTLDFKRPGAGAPFGGDTVTVVDPNRGFYGPLALQRQTARIDTAAAVFEDRLKLTRTLALVGGVRHEHINLDRGSTDPTGADRAGFPFSKKWHPTTGRIGFTWETVPGLIFYGQYATGADVAANNLFLLGATQPLDLTRSRTYEAGVRHLFWDRRAEWTLAYFDIERRNVFAAQGGQSLNIAGRQVSNGVEAAVGVRPTNAWNLWANYAYTDARYEDYVFTGGTFSGNTPPNVPRVVANAGASYRFATTTPLEVGASVRYVGDRYNSDANNVKLLAYTVADAYAAVDLRKTRLAFRVRNLTNEHYAAWGDPFYPDQILLGARRSYEVSGTFRF